A stretch of the Polynucleobacter tropicus genome encodes the following:
- a CDS encoding c-type cytochrome: MKFALITAALLSSIGLVNVANAASVDKGQALVEKANCASCHGAGLNAPILPAYPKLAGQYPDYIYYALKAYKVGNGNAQYGRNNAVMGSQVQSFSDADLHDIAAYVASLPGNFVIKK, from the coding sequence ATGAAATTTGCACTAATTACAGCAGCATTGCTATCTAGTATTGGTTTGGTAAATGTGGCAAATGCTGCAAGCGTTGACAAAGGCCAAGCTTTGGTAGAGAAGGCAAATTGTGCTTCTTGCCACGGTGCTGGCTTGAATGCTCCAATCTTGCCTGCGTATCCTAAGTTGGCTGGTCAGTATCCAGACTACATCTATTACGCATTAAAGGCTTACAAAGTAGGCAATGGCAATGCGCAGTATGGTCGTAACAACGCAGTGATGGGTTCGCAGGTTCAGTCTTTCTCAGATGCTGATCTACATGACATTGCTGCTTATGTAGCATCATTGCCAGGGAACTTTGTTATCAAGAAGTAA
- a CDS encoding GntR family transcriptional regulator — protein MNTKLNNRPLYEDVADRLREQIFAKQLAPGSWLDEQSLADQFGISRTPMREAIKVLASEGLVTIKMRRGAYVTEIARNDLEQIFTILSLLEGEAAKQTAIKATEEELNQLDYWHHRLEKAAADRDIEQFFEINGKFHELIQEIAGNRWMNGVIADLRKVLKLHRRDSLTSTGRLQNSLLEHREILKALLKRDQAGAEVAMRKHMERGLEALR, from the coding sequence ATGAATACAAAACTGAATAATAGACCCTTATATGAAGACGTCGCAGATCGACTTCGGGAGCAGATTTTTGCCAAACAGTTGGCTCCGGGCAGTTGGCTGGATGAACAAAGTCTGGCGGATCAATTCGGGATTAGTCGCACCCCCATGCGTGAAGCGATCAAGGTTCTCGCTTCTGAAGGTCTGGTGACGATCAAAATGCGTCGCGGTGCCTATGTGACGGAAATTGCCAGAAATGATCTCGAGCAGATCTTTACCATCCTCTCCTTGCTTGAAGGTGAAGCAGCTAAACAAACAGCCATTAAGGCCACAGAAGAAGAACTTAATCAACTCGACTACTGGCATCACCGTCTAGAAAAAGCTGCGGCAGACCGAGATATAGAGCAATTCTTTGAAATCAACGGCAAGTTTCATGAACTCATTCAAGAAATCGCTGGCAATCGCTGGATGAATGGCGTCATTGCAGACTTAAGAAAAGTTCTCAAACTCCATCGCCGGGACTCACTAACCAGTACTGGCAGGCTGCAAAATTCCCTGCTTGAGCATCGAGAGATACTCAAAGCATTACTCAAGCGTGATCAGGCGGGCGCTGAAGTGGCGATGAGAAAACATATGGAGCGCGGATTAGAGGCACTCAGATAA
- the scpA gene encoding methylmalonyl-CoA mutase, producing MQQKTRECFVSSEKKNPSSKEWPSFPDVNLDSWNKAAQKSAPNGDVNQLGWKTPDGIHLKALYTSADAKDLHYTDTLPGFEPFIRGPQATMYSVRPWTIRQYAGFSTAEESNAFYRKALEAGGQGVSVAFDLATHRGYDSDHPRVTGDVGKAGVAIDSVEDMKILFDGIPLDKVSVSMTMNGAVLPVLAGYIVAGEEQGVKQEQLSGTIQNDILKEFMVRNTYIYPPEPSMRIIGDIIEYTAKNMPKFNSISISGYHMQEAGANQVLELAFTLADGKEYVKTALAKGLDVDGFAGRLSFFFAIGMNFYLEVAKLRAARLLWWRIMKSFEPKNPKSLMLRTHCQTSGWSLTEQDPYNNVVRTTVEAMAAVFGGTQSLHTNSLDEAIALPSEFSSRIARNTQLILQEETHITSVIDPWAGSYMMENLTQEMADKAWEIIQEVDAMGGMTKAVESGWAKLKIEAAAAEKQAKIDSGSDVIVGVNKYKLAKEDLVDVLMIDNDKVRDGQVARLKDIKAKRDSKKVEAALEALTKAAEEGSGNLLELSVNAIRLRATVGEVSDALEKVYGRHRADTQKVTGVYAAAYDSAEGWAKLQTEIADFAKEFGRRPRVMIAKLGQDGHDRGAKVVATAYADLGFDVDIGPLFQTPEECARQAIENDVHALGVSTLAAGHKTLVPAIIAELKKQGADDIIVFVGGVIPRQDYEFLYEAGVKGIYGPGTPIPASAKDVLEQIRKSVKPA from the coding sequence ATGCAACAAAAAACTAGGGAGTGTTTTGTGAGTTCAGAAAAGAAAAATCCATCTAGCAAAGAATGGCCATCATTTCCAGATGTCAATTTAGATTCTTGGAATAAAGCAGCGCAAAAGTCTGCACCTAATGGTGATGTTAATCAGCTTGGCTGGAAAACTCCCGATGGAATTCATCTAAAAGCGCTTTACACATCAGCGGATGCCAAAGATCTTCATTACACAGATACATTGCCAGGTTTTGAACCATTTATACGTGGCCCCCAAGCAACGATGTATTCGGTACGTCCTTGGACGATTCGTCAGTACGCTGGCTTTTCAACTGCTGAAGAATCGAATGCTTTTTATCGCAAGGCTTTAGAAGCTGGCGGACAAGGTGTTTCAGTTGCATTCGATTTGGCAACACACCGTGGTTACGATTCAGATCATCCCCGTGTAACAGGTGACGTTGGTAAGGCTGGTGTTGCCATAGACTCTGTTGAGGATATGAAAATTTTGTTTGATGGCATCCCGCTAGACAAGGTTTCTGTGTCAATGACCATGAACGGCGCGGTCTTGCCGGTATTGGCTGGATACATTGTTGCTGGTGAAGAGCAGGGCGTAAAGCAAGAGCAATTATCTGGAACGATTCAGAACGATATTCTGAAAGAGTTTATGGTGCGTAATACCTATATTTACCCACCAGAGCCTTCAATGCGCATCATCGGTGACATTATTGAGTACACCGCAAAAAATATGCCTAAGTTCAACTCGATTTCTATTTCGGGTTATCACATGCAAGAAGCGGGTGCTAATCAAGTATTGGAGCTGGCGTTTACATTGGCCGACGGTAAAGAATATGTCAAAACCGCCTTAGCAAAAGGATTGGATGTTGACGGATTTGCTGGTCGACTTTCATTCTTCTTCGCGATTGGTATGAACTTTTACCTTGAAGTGGCTAAATTGCGCGCGGCACGTTTATTGTGGTGGCGCATCATGAAGTCTTTTGAGCCAAAGAATCCAAAATCATTAATGTTGCGCACTCACTGTCAGACATCTGGTTGGTCTTTGACGGAGCAAGACCCATATAACAACGTCGTGAGAACGACTGTTGAAGCGATGGCTGCAGTATTTGGCGGTACACAGTCTTTGCATACCAATTCTTTGGATGAAGCAATTGCTTTGCCTTCAGAATTCTCAAGTCGCATTGCTCGAAACACACAGCTCATTTTGCAGGAAGAAACGCATATTACTAGCGTGATTGATCCATGGGCAGGCTCTTACATGATGGAGAATTTGACCCAAGAGATGGCCGATAAGGCCTGGGAGATCATCCAGGAAGTAGACGCTATGGGTGGCATGACCAAGGCGGTTGAGAGTGGTTGGGCCAAACTCAAGATTGAGGCCGCTGCCGCTGAAAAACAAGCGAAGATCGATTCAGGTTCCGATGTAATCGTGGGTGTAAATAAATACAAGCTGGCTAAAGAAGATCTTGTTGATGTCTTAATGATTGACAACGACAAGGTTCGTGATGGACAGGTTGCTCGTCTCAAGGATATTAAGGCGAAGCGCGACAGCAAAAAAGTAGAGGCTGCATTGGAGGCATTAACTAAGGCCGCCGAAGAAGGCTCAGGAAATTTACTGGAGTTATCTGTTAATGCAATTCGTTTGCGCGCAACAGTTGGCGAAGTGTCTGATGCATTGGAAAAAGTTTACGGGCGCCATCGCGCCGATACTCAAAAGGTGACCGGAGTGTATGCAGCTGCCTATGACTCAGCCGAGGGCTGGGCAAAATTACAAACAGAAATCGCTGATTTCGCGAAAGAGTTTGGACGTCGTCCACGTGTGATGATTGCTAAGCTTGGTCAAGACGGTCATGATCGTGGCGCAAAGGTTGTTGCAACCGCTTATGCCGATCTTGGTTTTGATGTGGATATCGGACCTTTGTTCCAAACTCCTGAAGAGTGTGCGCGTCAGGCAATTGAGAATGACGTTCATGCATTGGGTGTTTCAACCTTGGCAGCTGGTCATAAGACTCTGGTCCCAGCCATCATTGCCGAACTGAAGAAACAAGGCGCTGATGACATCATCGTCTTCGTTGGTGGCGTAATTCCAAGACAAGATTATGAGTTCCTGTATGAGGCAGGTGTTAAAGGCATCTATGGTCCAGGAACACCAATTCCAGCCTCAGCCAAGGATGTGCTTGAGCAAATTCGTAAATCTGTAAAACCTGCTTAA
- a CDS encoding c-type cytochrome encodes MKKLSILSKLLVCAGLAFAGFAAQADEVKGNASAGNGKVWLCIGCHSIPDYRADYPLVYRVPMLGGQNAAYIATALSEYKKGERKHPTMRSIAANLSDQDMADIGEYYAAQTASSPNNPLK; translated from the coding sequence ATGAAAAAACTCTCAATTCTTTCTAAATTGCTCGTCTGTGCTGGTCTGGCGTTTGCTGGATTTGCGGCTCAAGCTGATGAAGTTAAAGGTAACGCCAGTGCTGGCAACGGCAAGGTATGGCTTTGTATAGGTTGCCACTCAATTCCTGACTATCGTGCTGACTACCCATTGGTATACAGAGTTCCAATGCTGGGCGGTCAAAACGCTGCTTATATTGCTACCGCTTTATCTGAGTACAAGAAGGGCGAGAGAAAGCATCCAACAATGCGCTCCATTGCAGCTAACTTGTCTGACCAAGACATGGCTGATATTGGCGAGTACTATGCTGCGCAAACTGCCAGCTCACCGAATAACCCATTGAAGTAA
- the meaB gene encoding methylmalonyl Co-A mutase-associated GTPase MeaB, translating to MLEAVDQVLVNDLTSAPSLKQRRALAKVITLLESTRLDHRKRADDVLNALLPKTGKSFRLGISGVPGVGKSTLIESLGLYLIEKGHRVAVLAIDPSSSLSGGSILGDKTRMERLSVLENAFIRPSPSSLTLGGVAEKTREAMLVAEAAGFDVVIVETVGVGQSEIAVAGMTDMFLLLQLPNAGDDLQAIKKGVMEIADLIVINKVDIDPDAAMRAQLFITSSLRLLGFQGNPDHASHDVNYWHPTVMTLSALEGRGVPELWEKISRFEKLQKANGKFDSRRKQQAGTWMWDRIDAGLKNAFRSNEAVQALLPNLVAEVNQGTMAPSVAARRLLESMGHEFF from the coding sequence ATGCTCGAGGCAGTTGATCAGGTTTTGGTGAATGATCTCACCAGCGCTCCGTCGCTAAAGCAGCGTAGGGCGTTGGCGAAAGTTATTACATTGCTTGAGTCGACTCGTCTTGATCATCGCAAGCGCGCCGATGATGTTCTGAATGCCTTGTTACCTAAAACAGGGAAGTCATTTCGTTTGGGTATCTCTGGTGTTCCTGGTGTTGGCAAGTCCACCTTAATTGAATCTCTTGGTCTATATTTGATTGAGAAAGGTCATCGGGTTGCAGTTCTCGCAATCGATCCTTCTTCAAGCTTATCTGGCGGATCTATTTTGGGTGACAAAACCCGAATGGAGCGCCTCTCTGTTTTGGAGAATGCGTTTATTCGACCCAGTCCATCATCCCTTACCTTAGGTGGGGTTGCCGAAAAGACTCGCGAAGCCATGTTAGTTGCTGAAGCTGCTGGTTTTGATGTGGTGATTGTCGAGACTGTGGGTGTAGGTCAAAGCGAAATAGCGGTTGCAGGCATGACAGATATGTTTTTGCTGCTGCAGTTACCTAATGCTGGGGATGATTTGCAGGCCATCAAGAAGGGTGTGATGGAAATCGCCGACTTGATTGTCATAAATAAAGTAGATATCGATCCAGATGCTGCAATGCGTGCGCAGCTCTTTATTACCAGCTCATTGAGATTGCTGGGTTTTCAAGGCAATCCAGATCATGCCTCACATGATGTCAATTATTGGCATCCCACGGTAATGACTTTGAGTGCTCTTGAGGGTAGAGGCGTCCCAGAGTTATGGGAAAAGATTTCTCGCTTTGAAAAGCTGCAAAAGGCTAATGGTAAGTTTGACTCACGTCGTAAGCAACAAGCTGGGACTTGGATGTGGGACCGTATTGATGCGGGCTTAAAGAACGCATTTCGTAGTAATGAGGCGGTGCAAGCGCTTCTACCAAATTTGGTTGCAGAAGTTAATCAAGGAACCATGGCGCCTTCAGTTGCAGCAAGACGCTTATTGGAGTCCATGGGTCATGAATTTTTCTAA
- a CDS encoding acyl-CoA carboxylase subunit beta, whose amino-acid sequence MKEIIQQLEAKRELARLGGGQKRIQAQHSKGKLTARERIELLLDAGTFEEWDMFVEHRCHDFGMGDQTVPGDGVVTGYGMINGRLVFVFSQDFTVLGGSLSEAHAEKICKIMDQAMKVGAPVIGLNDSGGARIQEGVASLGGYAEIFQRNVTASGVIPQISLIMGPSAGGAVYSPALTDFIFMVKDSSYMFVTGPEVVKTVTHEDVTAEELGGAVTHSTVSGVCDLAFDNDVDAIMMLRRFFNYLPLSNREKPPLIKGANRTEEPDFSLDTLVPSNPNQPYDMKELIEKIVDDGEFFELQPDYAKNIVIGFARMEGRSIGIVANQPLVLAGCLDIKASIKAARFVRFCDAFNIPVVTLVDVPGFMPGTAQEYGGIIKHGAKLLYAYADCTVPKVTLITRKAYGGAYDVMASKHLRGDVNFAWPSAEIAVMGPKGAVEIIFREEKSDPEKIAAREAEYKAKFANPFVAGRRGYIDDVILPHETRKRIARSLAMLKDKDLKNPARKHGNIPL is encoded by the coding sequence ATGAAGGAAATCATTCAACAACTAGAGGCGAAGCGCGAGCTGGCACGCTTAGGCGGTGGGCAAAAGCGTATTCAGGCTCAGCACTCAAAGGGTAAGTTAACAGCCCGTGAGCGTATTGAGCTATTGCTTGATGCAGGCACATTCGAGGAATGGGACATGTTTGTTGAGCACCGTTGCCACGACTTTGGAATGGGTGATCAAACCGTACCAGGTGATGGCGTAGTCACTGGTTACGGAATGATTAACGGCCGTCTCGTATTCGTGTTCTCACAGGATTTCACAGTTTTAGGAGGCTCACTATCCGAAGCGCATGCAGAGAAGATTTGCAAGATCATGGATCAAGCGATGAAGGTAGGTGCTCCGGTTATTGGTTTGAATGACTCTGGCGGCGCTCGAATTCAAGAGGGCGTTGCTTCTCTTGGCGGCTATGCTGAAATTTTCCAGCGTAACGTAACGGCCTCAGGCGTGATTCCTCAAATCTCTTTGATCATGGGGCCGTCTGCTGGCGGTGCCGTCTATTCACCAGCGCTTACTGACTTCATCTTCATGGTGAAAGATAGTTCTTACATGTTCGTAACTGGCCCAGAGGTGGTTAAAACAGTTACGCATGAAGATGTCACTGCCGAGGAATTAGGTGGAGCTGTAACGCACTCAACAGTATCTGGTGTTTGCGATTTGGCTTTTGATAACGATGTAGATGCCATCATGATGCTACGTCGTTTCTTCAATTACCTGCCTTTATCAAATCGTGAGAAGCCACCACTCATTAAGGGTGCGAATCGTACTGAAGAGCCAGATTTCTCCTTAGATACTTTGGTTCCATCTAATCCGAATCAACCTTATGACATGAAAGAGTTGATCGAGAAGATTGTTGATGATGGTGAATTCTTTGAGTTGCAACCAGATTACGCAAAGAACATCGTTATTGGTTTTGCACGCATGGAAGGCCGCTCAATCGGCATCGTAGCCAATCAGCCACTAGTATTGGCGGGTTGTTTGGATATTAAGGCATCCATTAAAGCGGCGCGTTTTGTGCGCTTTTGTGATGCTTTCAACATTCCTGTGGTGACATTGGTTGACGTCCCTGGATTTATGCCGGGAACAGCCCAAGAGTACGGTGGCATTATCAAGCATGGTGCGAAATTACTCTACGCATACGCAGACTGCACAGTGCCAAAAGTCACGCTCATTACTCGCAAGGCTTATGGCGGTGCATATGACGTGATGGCCTCTAAGCATTTGCGCGGTGACGTGAACTTTGCTTGGCCTTCTGCTGAGATTGCAGTGATGGGTCCTAAGGGTGCTGTAGAAATCATTTTCCGTGAAGAGAAATCTGATCCAGAAAAGATCGCTGCTCGTGAAGCGGAATACAAGGCTAAGTTTGCAAACCCCTTTGTAGCAGGCCGTCGTGGATATATTGATGATGTCATCCTTCCACACGAAACCCGCAAGCGTATTGCTCGCTCTTTAGCAATGCTAAAAGACAAAGATTTGAAGAATCCTGCGCGTAAACACGGCAATATTCCTCTGTAA